The following proteins are encoded in a genomic region of Streptococcus constellatus subsp. constellatus:
- a CDS encoding DHH family phosphoesterase: MEKFRFTPIHFVIMGVISFGILAILLRVLGSGILMLVVLFLVLAILIFLLIFQQKSYELNEVEQIQYVNNQAENSLASLLERMPVGVVKVDQASGNVEWFNPYAELVLTNEDGEFDMDLLQKITKIPFENTGSYATIGDTKYSVYMDQASSVFYFFDASSEYEATTELVTTRPVIGIVSVDNYDDLEDVVSDSDISHINSFIAKFVAEFAEKYAMFSRRVGMDRFYIFTDYTVLDQLMQDKFTVIDQFREEAKKREIPLTLSMGFSYGDSNHEQIGKVALLNLNLAEVRGGDQAVVKENDESKNPVYFGGGSAASVKRTRTRTRAMMTAISDKIKSVDQVFVVGHRNLDMDALGSAVGMQVFASNIIDQTYAVYDPHQMAADIERAVHRLQDEGETNLLSVADAMTMVTNRSLLIMVDHSKTALTLSKEFYDLFHQIIVIDHHRRDQDFPENAIISYIESGASSACELVTELIQFQNSKHRRLSKMQASVLMAGIMLDTKKFSSRVTSRTFDVASYLRTRGSDSVAIQDISATDFDEYREVNELILNGKKILPNVLVATGAEEKCYDTVVISKAADAMLAMSGIEASFVVSKNKQNSISISARSRSKINVQRIMEELGGGGHFNLAAAQISDQTIAQIIQRLNEIIVHEVLKDKELKK, encoded by the coding sequence ATGGAAAAATTTCGTTTTACTCCAATCCATTTTGTAATCATGGGTGTTATTTCCTTTGGAATTTTAGCTATTTTATTAAGAGTTCTTGGTAGCGGCATTTTGATGTTAGTTGTGCTTTTTTTGGTGCTGGCTATTTTGATTTTTCTATTGATTTTCCAACAAAAAAGTTATGAACTTAATGAAGTAGAACAAATCCAGTATGTAAACAATCAAGCAGAAAACAGTTTGGCGTCATTACTTGAAAGGATGCCAGTTGGTGTTGTGAAAGTAGACCAAGCATCTGGAAATGTTGAATGGTTTAATCCCTATGCAGAGTTGGTTCTCACCAATGAAGATGGTGAGTTTGATATGGATTTACTGCAAAAAATCACTAAAATACCATTTGAAAATACAGGATCGTATGCAACGATTGGTGATACCAAATATTCAGTGTATATGGATCAGGCTTCAAGTGTGTTTTACTTTTTTGATGCGTCTAGCGAATATGAAGCAACTACAGAACTCGTGACGACAAGACCAGTTATCGGCATTGTTTCAGTTGATAATTATGATGATCTGGAGGATGTTGTGTCAGATTCAGATATTAGTCATATTAATAGTTTCATCGCAAAGTTTGTTGCTGAATTTGCCGAAAAATACGCCATGTTTTCTCGTCGTGTGGGGATGGATCGTTTTTATATTTTTACAGATTACACAGTTTTGGATCAGTTAATGCAAGATAAGTTCACAGTGATTGATCAGTTTAGGGAAGAGGCGAAAAAGCGGGAAATTCCTCTTACTTTGAGTATGGGATTTTCGTATGGAGATAGCAATCATGAACAGATTGGTAAAGTAGCTCTGTTAAACTTGAACCTTGCTGAAGTTCGTGGTGGTGATCAGGCTGTTGTAAAAGAAAATGATGAGTCAAAGAATCCAGTTTATTTTGGTGGTGGATCAGCTGCATCTGTGAAACGGACGCGTACTCGCACGCGCGCTATGATGACTGCTATTTCAGATAAGATTAAAAGTGTGGACCAAGTTTTTGTGGTTGGGCATAGAAATTTGGATATGGATGCACTGGGCTCTGCTGTTGGAATGCAAGTATTTGCTAGCAATATTATTGATCAGACCTATGCTGTCTATGATCCTCATCAAATGGCTGCTGATATTGAGCGAGCAGTTCATAGATTGCAAGATGAAGGAGAGACCAATCTTCTTTCGGTCGCTGATGCGATGACAATGGTAACGAATCGCTCTTTACTAATCATGGTGGATCATTCAAAAACAGCTCTGACCTTATCAAAGGAATTTTATGATTTATTTCATCAAATTATCGTCATTGACCACCATAGAAGAGACCAGGATTTTCCAGAAAATGCCATTATTAGCTACATTGAAAGTGGAGCAAGCAGTGCTTGTGAATTAGTGACAGAATTGATTCAATTCCAAAATTCTAAGCATCGACGTTTGAGTAAAATGCAAGCTAGTGTATTGATGGCTGGAATTATGCTGGATACGAAGAAATTTTCTTCGCGTGTCACTAGTCGAACATTTGATGTAGCAAGTTATTTGCGCACGCGTGGAAGTGACAGTGTAGCCATTCAGGATATTTCTGCCACAGACTTTGATGAGTACCGTGAGGTGAATGAGCTAATTTTAAATGGTAAGAAAATCTTGCCAAATGTACTTGTAGCCACTGGAGCAGAAGAAAAATGCTATGATACAGTTGTTATTAGTAAAGCTGCAGATGCTATGCTAGCTATGTCGGGAATTGAAGCGAGTTTTGTTGTCAGCAAAAATAAACAAAATAGTATATCGATATCTGCTCGTAGTCGTAGTAAAATCAATGTACAGCGGATTATGGAAGAGCTTGGCGGAGGCGGTCATTTTAATTTGGCAGCAGCGCAAATTTCTGACCAGACAATCGCACAAATCATCCAACGGTTGAATGAAATTATTGTTCATGAAGTACTAAAAGATAAGGAGTTAAAGAAATGA
- the sdaAA gene encoding L-serine ammonia-lyase, iron-sulfur-dependent, subunit alpha — MFYSIKELVEQADLDFQGSVAELMIATEYELTGRERDEVLRLMTRNLEVMKASVIMGLDESKSRSGLTGGDATKLHKYIQSGKALSDYTVLTAAKNAIAVNEYNAKMGLVCATPTAGSAGCLPAVLTSAIEKLELTEKQQLDFLLTAGAFGLVIANNASISGAEGGCQAEVGSAAAMSAAALVLAAGGTPFQASQAICFIIKNMLGLICDPVAGLVEVPCVKRNAMGASYAFIAADMALAGIESKIPVDEVIDAMYQVGVSMPTAFRETAEGGLATTPTGRKLSKEIFGD, encoded by the coding sequence ATGTTTTATTCAATCAAAGAATTAGTAGAACAAGCTGATTTAGACTTTCAAGGCAGCGTTGCCGAACTTATGATTGCTACTGAATACGAACTGACAGGGCGTGAACGAGATGAAGTTTTACGGTTGATGACCAGAAATCTAGAAGTTATGAAAGCCTCTGTCATTATGGGATTAGATGAAAGTAAATCTCGGAGTGGTTTAACAGGTGGTGATGCAACCAAACTTCACAAATATATTCAATCAGGAAAAGCACTTTCAGATTACACTGTCTTAACGGCAGCAAAAAATGCTATTGCTGTCAATGAATATAATGCTAAAATGGGGCTAGTTTGTGCAACACCAACAGCTGGAAGTGCTGGTTGTTTACCTGCCGTTCTTACATCAGCTATTGAAAAATTAGAACTTACTGAAAAACAACAACTAGACTTTCTATTAACTGCTGGAGCTTTTGGTCTAGTTATCGCTAATAATGCATCCATTTCAGGAGCCGAAGGAGGCTGTCAAGCTGAAGTCGGGTCAGCAGCAGCCATGAGTGCAGCAGCACTTGTTCTAGCAGCTGGGGGCACACCATTTCAAGCCAGTCAAGCAATTTGTTTTATCATTAAAAATATGCTTGGATTAATCTGTGATCCCGTTGCAGGTTTGGTAGAGGTTCCCTGTGTCAAGCGAAACGCTATGGGAGCTAGTTATGCTTTCATTGCAGCCGACATGGCTTTAGCAGGAATTGAATCTAAAATTCCCGTTGATGAAGTGATTGATGCTATGTATCAAGTCGGGGTTAGCATGCCAACTGCTTTTCGCGAAACTGCTGAAGGTGGCTTAGCAACTACACCTACTGGTCGTAAACTGTCTAAAGAAATTTTTGGAGATTGA
- a CDS encoding energy-coupling factor ABC transporter ATP-binding protein, with amino-acid sequence MGITLENVSYTYQAGTPFESPALFEVNLEIKNGSYIALVGHTGSGKSTILQLLNGLLVPTEGSVVINDVKITSTSINKDIKQVRRKVGLVFQFAESQIFDETVLKDVAFGPQNFGVSKDDAERLAREKLTLVGISEELFERSPFELSGGQMRRVAIAGILAMEPEILVLDEPTAGLDPAGRKELMSLFKRLHEAGMTIVLVTHLMDDVANFADTVYVMEKGRLVKSGEPRQVFQDVAFMESIQLGVPKITKFAQELENRGLTFPYLPITIEEFKEVFHG; translated from the coding sequence ATGGGAATTACTTTAGAAAATGTTAGTTATACTTATCAAGCAGGCACTCCCTTTGAGAGTCCTGCACTTTTTGAAGTCAATTTAGAAATAAAAAATGGATCATACATTGCTTTGGTTGGTCATACAGGTAGTGGAAAATCAACTATTTTACAATTACTGAATGGACTTTTAGTGCCAACTGAAGGAAGTGTTGTGATTAATGATGTCAAAATTACTTCGACATCTATAAACAAGGATATTAAACAAGTACGTAGAAAAGTAGGATTGGTTTTTCAATTTGCTGAAAGTCAGATTTTTGATGAGACAGTTTTAAAAGATGTTGCTTTTGGTCCACAAAATTTTGGAGTATCAAAAGATGATGCTGAACGTTTAGCACGTGAAAAATTAACTCTTGTCGGAATTTCAGAAGAATTATTTGAACGTAGCCCATTTGAATTATCTGGAGGACAAATGCGTCGAGTAGCCATAGCTGGTATTTTAGCGATGGAGCCAGAAATTCTTGTCTTGGATGAGCCAACAGCCGGTTTAGATCCCGCTGGACGAAAAGAATTGATGAGCTTATTTAAGCGATTACATGAAGCAGGAATGACCATTGTTTTGGTAACACATTTGATGGATGATGTTGCTAATTTTGCGGATACTGTCTATGTGATGGAAAAAGGAAGACTAGTCAAAAGCGGAGAGCCTCGGCAAGTTTTCCAAGATGTAGCATTTATGGAAAGTATTCAACTAGGAGTTCCCAAAATTACAAAATTTGCACAAGAATTAGAAAATAGAGGGCTAACTTTTCCATATTTACCTATCACTATAGAAGAATTTAAGGAGGTATTCCATGGATAG
- a CDS encoding LysM peptidoglycan-binding domain-containing protein, which yields MMLNLNSTNKKTKVGLMSLTATVLFFLPTFANADSYTVKSGDTLSAIAASHNTTVDHIAQKNKISNIHLISVGQVLELDDTTTTTTASSNSTTTTSGLSAEDAAAKEWIAQKESSGSYTAQNGQYYGRYQLSLSYLNGDLSAENQEKVADAYVAGRYGSWSAAKAFWLANGWY from the coding sequence ATGATGTTGAATTTAAATAGCACAAATAAAAAAACAAAAGTAGGTTTAATGAGTTTAACAGCAACAGTGCTGTTCTTTCTTCCTACATTTGCAAATGCAGATAGCTATACAGTAAAATCTGGAGATACTCTTTCAGCTATCGCTGCATCACATAATACAACAGTTGATCACATTGCTCAGAAAAATAAGATTAGCAATATTCATCTGATTAGTGTTGGGCAAGTATTAGAGTTAGATGATACCACTACAACTACTACGGCATCAAGCAATTCTACAACTACTACATCTGGTCTGAGTGCTGAAGATGCAGCAGCAAAAGAATGGATTGCACAAAAAGAATCAAGTGGTAGTTACACAGCACAAAATGGACAATATTATGGTCGTTACCAATTGAGTTTATCTTACTTAAATGGTGACTTATCAGCAGAAAATCAAGAAAAAGTAGCAGACGCTTATGTAGCAGGTCGTTATGGTTCTTGGTCAGCTGCTAAGGCTTTCTGGCTAGCAAATGGTTGGTATTGA
- a CDS encoding LysM peptidoglycan-binding domain-containing protein, with amino-acid sequence MYMKSMKLTLSGLLTAVAFFATGTIASAESYTVKSGDTLSEIAKEKNTSVEKLVELNKIKNPDLIKVGQILELDEENLSAGSTETATEEAVTYEDVTYNAPAASTTYSQPATANHSSNAVLSNGNTAGATGAYAAARMAELTGVPASTWEQIIARESNGQVNAYNPSGASGLFQTMPGWGSTATVDDQIQAAYRAYSAQGLSAWNY; translated from the coding sequence ATATACATGAAATCAATGAAATTAACGTTATCAGGACTTCTTACTGCAGTTGCTTTTTTTGCAACAGGAACTATTGCAAGTGCTGAATCTTATACTGTTAAATCAGGCGATACTTTATCAGAAATTGCTAAAGAAAAAAATACATCAGTTGAAAAGTTAGTTGAGCTCAATAAAATTAAAAATCCGGACTTGATTAAAGTTGGACAAATTTTAGAGCTTGATGAAGAGAATCTTTCAGCAGGTTCGACAGAGACTGCAACAGAAGAAGCTGTAACTTATGAAGATGTGACGTATAATGCACCTGCTGCTTCAACTACTTATTCGCAACCAGCTACAGCAAATCATTCTTCAAATGCTGTTCTTTCTAATGGTAATACAGCAGGAGCGACAGGTGCTTATGCAGCTGCTCGTATGGCAGAATTAACAGGTGTTCCAGCGTCAACTTGGGAACAGATTATTGCTCGTGAGTCAAACGGACAAGTGAATGCTTATAACCCATCAGGAGCTAGTGGCCTTTTTCAAACAATGCCAGGTTGGGGTTCAACAGCTACAGTAGATGATCAAATTCAGGCTGCTTATCGTGCATATAGTGCACAAGGGTTATCAGCTTGGAATTACTAA
- a CDS encoding HAD hydrolase-like protein: protein MQNFKYIFFDLDGTLVDSSAGIKNAFHYAFTSLNIKTPDSKELDTFIGPPLEVSFASVVPEADINHAIALFREYYKNKGVFETQLYHGVKELLLELENSDYHIYITTSKNEVMANKMAQYLKIDKHFNGIFGSLPNSYHKADVLTRALNYSHANLNQSVIIGDTKFDMIGGKSVGMNTLGVLWGFGYRDELINNGADFISNSPQNLLTALINNTLHKL from the coding sequence ATGCAAAATTTTAAGTATATTTTTTTCGATTTAGATGGAACACTTGTTGATAGTTCAGCAGGAATCAAAAATGCTTTCCACTATGCATTCACCTCGTTAAATATCAAAACCCCTGATAGCAAAGAGTTAGATACCTTCATTGGACCACCTTTAGAAGTAAGCTTTGCTTCTGTTGTTCCAGAAGCTGATATCAATCATGCTATTGCTTTATTTAGAGAATATTATAAAAATAAAGGTGTGTTTGAAACTCAGCTTTACCATGGTGTAAAGGAACTTTTATTAGAATTAGAAAATTCAGATTATCATATCTATATCACTACTAGTAAAAATGAAGTGATGGCTAATAAAATGGCACAATACCTAAAAATTGATAAGCATTTCAATGGCATCTTTGGCTCACTTCCGAATTCTTACCATAAAGCCGATGTTTTAACACGCGCTTTAAACTATTCTCATGCCAACCTTAACCAATCTGTTATCATCGGAGATACCAAATTTGATATGATAGGTGGAAAATCCGTTGGAATGAACACTCTAGGAGTTTTGTGGGGATTTGGATATCGAGATGAATTAATTAACAATGGAGCAGATTTTATCTCAAATTCACCACAAAATCTTTTAACAGCATTGATAAATAATACTTTACATAAGTTGTAA
- the sdaAB gene encoding L-serine ammonia-lyase, iron-sulfur-dependent subunit beta — translation MNSLKFQSVFDIIGPVMIGPSSSHTAGAVRIGKIVSSIFDDEPTEVEFQLFNSFAKTYRGHGTDLALVAGILGMDTDDPEIPNSLEIAHKRGIKIVWTIQKDSNAPHPNTTKITVKNDRKTISVTGISIGGGNIQVTELNGFSVSLSMNTPTIIIVHQDIPGMIAHVTEALSRYNINIAQMNVTREKAGEKAIMIIEVDNRSCEEAIEEIRKIPHLHNVNFFK, via the coding sequence ATGAACTCACTAAAATTTCAATCTGTTTTTGATATTATTGGACCTGTGATGATTGGTCCGTCTAGCAGTCATACAGCAGGTGCTGTTCGTATTGGAAAAATTGTTTCATCAATTTTTGATGACGAGCCAACAGAAGTTGAATTTCAACTATTTAATTCTTTTGCAAAAACTTATCGGGGACATGGTACAGACCTAGCTCTGGTGGCTGGGATTCTTGGGATGGACACAGATGATCCTGAAATTCCAAACAGCCTTGAGATTGCTCATAAAAGAGGCATTAAAATTGTCTGGACGATTCAAAAAGATAGCAATGCTCCACATCCAAATACAACTAAAATAACCGTTAAAAATGATCGGAAAACGATTAGCGTTACTGGTATTTCTATTGGTGGTGGAAATATCCAAGTGACTGAATTAAATGGTTTCTCTGTTTCGCTCAGTATGAACACTCCGACCATCATTATCGTTCATCAAGATATACCTGGAATGATTGCTCATGTTACTGAAGCACTTTCTCGTTACAACATCAATATTGCACAAATGAATGTCACAAGAGAAAAAGCTGGTGAAAAAGCAATTATGATTATCGAAGTTGACAATCGCAGTTGCGAGGAAGCAATAGAAGAAATTCGCAAAATTCCTCATCTCCACAATGTCAATTTCTTCAAATAG
- the mnmG gene encoding tRNA uridine-5-carboxymethylaminomethyl(34) synthesis enzyme MnmG has protein sequence MTYNFTESYDIVVIGAGHAGVEASLAASRMSCKVLLATINIEMLAFMPCNPSIGGSAKGIVVREVDALGGEMAKNIDKTYIQMKMLNTGKGPAVRALRAQADKELYSREMRKTVQHQENLTLRQTVIDEILVENGKVIGVKTATHQEFAAKAVVVTTGTALRGEIIIGDLKYSSGPNHSLAAINLADNLRDLGFEIGRFKTGTPPRVKAASIDYDKTEIQPGDKKANHFSYTSRDEDYIKDQIPCWLTYTNAGSHEIIQNNLYRAPMFLGMVKGVGPRYCPSIEDKIVRFADKERHQLFLEPEGRDTEEVYIQGLSTSLPEDVQKDLVHSIKGLENAELMRTGYAIEYDMIMPHQLRATLETKKISGLFTAGQTNGTSGYEEAAGQGIVAGINAALKVQGKPELILKRSDGYIGVMIDDLVTKGTVEPYRLLTSRAEYRLILRHDNADMRLTEIGRKVGLVDDERWLRFEIKKHQYETEMKRLNSIKLKPIKETNEMVEKLGFKPLTDAVTAKEFLRRPEVSYQDVVNFIGSAAEDLDEKIIELIEIEVKYEGYISKALDQVEKMKRMEEKRIPATIDWDDIDSIATEARQKFKKINPETIGQASRISGVNPADISILMVYLEGKSRSISKNQEKTKK, from the coding sequence ATGACATACAATTTTACTGAAAGTTATGATATTGTCGTAATTGGAGCAGGGCATGCAGGTGTTGAGGCTTCACTAGCAGCCAGCCGGATGAGCTGTAAAGTTTTACTTGCGACAATCAATATTGAAATGTTAGCCTTTATGCCTTGTAATCCTTCTATTGGAGGTTCTGCTAAGGGAATTGTTGTACGGGAAGTGGATGCTCTAGGCGGAGAGATGGCTAAGAATATAGATAAAACTTATATTCAGATGAAGATGCTTAATACTGGGAAAGGGCCTGCTGTTCGTGCTCTTCGTGCTCAAGCAGATAAAGAACTCTATTCCAGAGAAATGCGTAAGACGGTTCAACACCAAGAAAATCTGACTTTGCGTCAAACCGTTATAGATGAGATTCTAGTTGAGAATGGGAAAGTCATTGGTGTGAAAACAGCTACGCATCAAGAGTTTGCTGCAAAGGCAGTTGTTGTAACGACCGGTACAGCCCTGCGTGGAGAAATTATTATTGGGGATTTGAAGTATTCTTCTGGTCCTAATCATAGTTTAGCTGCAATTAACTTAGCAGATAATTTACGTGACTTAGGGTTTGAAATTGGACGTTTTAAAACAGGAACGCCACCACGTGTAAAGGCGGCGTCAATTGATTATGATAAAACAGAAATTCAGCCAGGAGATAAGAAGGCAAACCATTTCTCTTACACTTCTAGAGATGAAGATTATATTAAGGATCAGATTCCTTGTTGGTTGACTTATACTAATGCAGGGAGTCATGAAATTATTCAAAACAATCTTTATCGTGCACCAATGTTTTTAGGAATGGTGAAGGGTGTTGGTCCACGTTACTGCCCGTCAATTGAGGACAAAATTGTTCGTTTTGCAGATAAAGAACGCCACCAACTTTTCTTGGAACCGGAAGGACGAGATACAGAAGAAGTTTATATTCAGGGGCTTTCAACGAGTTTGCCAGAAGATGTTCAAAAAGACTTAGTGCATTCTATTAAGGGACTTGAAAATGCTGAATTGATGCGAACTGGCTATGCGATTGAATATGATATGATTATGCCACATCAGCTTCGTGCTACTCTAGAAACTAAGAAAATCTCAGGTTTGTTTACAGCTGGGCAAACGAATGGGACGTCTGGTTATGAAGAAGCAGCGGGACAAGGCATTGTTGCAGGAATCAATGCAGCTCTAAAAGTTCAAGGAAAACCGGAACTGATTTTGAAACGCAGTGATGGTTATATTGGGGTCATGATTGATGACTTGGTCACTAAGGGAACGGTAGAGCCGTATCGTCTTTTGACTAGTAGAGCCGAATATCGTCTCATTTTACGTCATGACAATGCGGATATGCGATTGACTGAAATTGGACGTAAAGTAGGATTGGTTGATGATGAGCGCTGGCTGCGTTTTGAAATTAAGAAACATCAATATGAAACTGAAATGAAGCGTTTGAATTCTATTAAATTAAAGCCAATTAAAGAAACGAATGAAATGGTTGAAAAATTAGGCTTTAAACCATTGACAGATGCAGTTACAGCGAAAGAATTTTTACGTCGTCCAGAAGTTTCATATCAAGATGTTGTCAATTTTATCGGCTCAGCAGCGGAAGATTTAGATGAAAAAATTATTGAATTGATTGAGATCGAAGTCAAATACGAGGGTTATATCTCTAAAGCGCTGGATCAGGTTGAGAAGATGAAGCGCATGGAAGAAAAACGTATTCCGGCAACTATAGATTGGGATGATATTGATTCTATTGCTACAGAAGCTCGTCAAAAGTTTAAGAAAATAAATCCAGAAACTATTGGTCAGGCTAGTCGGATTTCTGGTGTCAATCCTGCAGATATTTCTATTTTGATGGTTTATTTGGAAGGTAAATCACGAAGTATTTCGAAAAACCAGGAAAAAACAAAAAAATAA
- a CDS encoding energy-coupling factor transporter transmembrane component T family protein, with protein MDSMILGRYVSGNSIIHRLDPRSKLLSMFFFILIIFLANNIVTNGLLFIFAILLVGLSKIPLVFFLKGLRSMVFLIAFTTLFQLFFTSGGSLLFQFGFIRITEVGLAQSGIIFSRFLLIIIFSTLLTLTTMPLSLADAVESLLRPLAVLKVPVHEIGLMLSMSLRFVPTLMDDTTRIMNAQRARGVDFGEGSVVQKVKSIIPILIPLFASSFKRADALATAMEARGYQGGVGRSRYRQLRWKKEDTLSIFAMFVLGLMLFFLKS; from the coding sequence ATGGATAGTATGATTTTGGGGCGATATGTTTCTGGAAATTCAATCATTCATCGACTAGATCCTCGCAGCAAACTTTTGTCAATGTTTTTCTTTATTTTAATTATCTTTTTAGCAAATAATATTGTAACTAATGGCCTATTGTTCATCTTTGCAATATTACTAGTTGGGCTTTCAAAGATTCCTTTAGTTTTTTTCCTTAAAGGATTAAGATCTATGGTCTTTTTGATTGCTTTTACTACTTTATTCCAACTATTTTTTACATCTGGTGGCTCGTTGTTATTTCAATTTGGCTTTATAAGAATCACAGAGGTAGGTTTAGCTCAGTCAGGCATCATTTTTAGTCGCTTTCTTTTAATTATTATTTTTTCTACTCTCCTAACTTTAACAACCATGCCACTTAGTTTGGCAGACGCAGTTGAATCATTATTGCGGCCTTTAGCAGTATTAAAGGTACCCGTTCATGAAATAGGGTTGATGTTGTCAATGAGTTTACGCTTCGTCCCTACTTTGATGGATGACACAACACGGATTATGAATGCTCAAAGGGCGCGTGGGGTTGATTTTGGTGAAGGAAGTGTTGTTCAAAAGGTAAAATCAATTATTCCTATTTTGATTCCGTTATTTGCTTCTAGCTTTAAACGTGCAGATGCTTTGGCAACTGCTATGGAAGCGAGAGGTTATCAAGGTGGTGTAGGAAGAAGCCGTTACCGCCAGTTGAGGTGGAAAAAAGAAGACACACTTTCTATTTTTGCTATGTTTGTCTTAGGTTTGATGTTATTTTTCTTAAAAAGTTAA
- the mnmA gene encoding tRNA 2-thiouridine(34) synthase MnmA, with the protein MSDNSKIRVVVGMSGGVDSSVTALLLKEQGYDVIGIFMKNWDDTNEFGVCTATEDYKDVAAVADQIGIPYYSVNFEKEYWDRVFEYFLAEYQAGRTPNPDVMCNKEIKFKAFLDYALTLGADYVATGHYAQVKRDEDGLVHMLRGKDNNKDQTYFLSQLSQEQLRKTMFPLGHLEKPEVRAIAEKAGLATAKKKDSTGICFIGEKNFKEFLSQYLPAHPGRMMTLDGRDMGQHAGLMYYTIGQRGGLGIGGQHGGDNEPWFVVGKDLSQNILYVGQGFYHDNLMSTSLDASQVHFTKEMPEEFTMECTAKFRYRQPDSKVTVTVKGDKATVNFAELQRAITPGQAVVFYDGEECLGGGLIDNAYKNGKLQQYI; encoded by the coding sequence ATGAGTGATAACTCTAAAATTCGTGTCGTTGTTGGTATGAGCGGAGGTGTTGATTCATCAGTAACTGCTTTGCTCTTGAAAGAGCAAGGTTATGATGTGATTGGCATTTTCATGAAAAACTGGGACGATACAAATGAATTTGGTGTTTGCACAGCTACAGAAGACTACAAGGATGTAGCAGCTGTTGCAGATCAAATTGGCATTCCTTACTACTCTGTCAACTTTGAAAAGGAGTACTGGGATCGCGTTTTTGAATATTTCTTGGCAGAATACCAAGCTGGTAGGACTCCAAACCCAGATGTCATGTGTAACAAGGAAATCAAGTTTAAAGCCTTCCTTGACTATGCTTTGACACTGGGAGCAGATTATGTTGCAACTGGTCATTATGCTCAGGTGAAGAGAGATGAAGATGGCTTAGTCCACATGCTGAGAGGTAAGGACAATAATAAGGATCAGACTTACTTCCTAAGTCAACTGTCTCAGGAACAACTTCGGAAGACCATGTTTCCTCTGGGGCATCTAGAAAAGCCAGAAGTTCGAGCAATAGCTGAAAAAGCTGGTTTGGCTACAGCTAAGAAAAAAGACTCGACGGGTATTTGCTTCATCGGCGAAAAGAATTTTAAAGAGTTTCTGAGTCAATACTTACCAGCCCATCCCGGCCGCATGATGACTCTGGATGGCCGAGATATGGGTCAGCATGCTGGGTTGATGTATTATACTATTGGCCAGCGAGGTGGTCTTGGAATTGGTGGTCAGCATGGTGGTGATAATGAACCTTGGTTCGTTGTTGGAAAAGATCTCAGTCAAAATATTCTTTATGTTGGTCAAGGCTTTTATCATGACAACTTAATGTCAACCAGCCTTGACGCTAGTCAGGTTCATTTCACAAAAGAAATGCCAGAAGAATTTACTATGGAATGTACTGCTAAGTTTCGCTATCGTCAGCCAGATTCTAAGGTGACAGTTACTGTAAAGGGTGACAAGGCAACTGTCAACTTTGCAGAATTGCAACGCGCTATTACACCTGGACAAGCTGTTGTTTTTTATGATGGAGAAGAATGTTTGGGTGGTGGTTTGATTGATAATGCCTATAAAAATGGAAAGCTTCAACAGTATATTTAG
- the rplI gene encoding 50S ribosomal protein L9: protein MKVIFLADVKGKGKKGEIKEVPTGYAQNFLIKKNLAKEATAAAIGELRGKQKSEEKAHAEMLAEAQAIKEKLEAENTIVEFTEKVGPDGRTFGSITNKKIAEELQKQFGIKIDKRLIQVKNPIRSVGLIDVPVKIYQDVTSVINLRVKEG, encoded by the coding sequence ATGAAAGTAATTTTTTTAGCAGATGTTAAAGGAAAAGGGAAAAAAGGCGAGATTAAAGAGGTGCCAACTGGTTATGCACAGAACTTTTTGATTAAAAAAAATCTTGCAAAGGAAGCAACTGCTGCAGCTATTGGTGAACTTCGTGGTAAACAAAAATCAGAAGAAAAAGCGCATGCAGAAATGTTAGCTGAAGCACAAGCTATTAAGGAAAAGCTGGAAGCAGAAAATACAATTGTTGAATTTACTGAAAAAGTAGGACCAGATGGACGTACTTTTGGTTCTATTACCAATAAAAAAATTGCTGAAGAATTACAAAAGCAATTTGGAATTAAGATTGATAAACGATTGATTCAAGTCAAGAATCCTATTCGTTCTGTTGGCTTGATTGATGTGCCAGTGAAAATTTATCAAGATGTGACTAGCGTTATCAATTTACGTGTAAAAGAAGGCTAA